The genomic window AGCAGGTGGACGAGGGCGTTCAGCTGCACCGAGTCGACCGATGCGACGTCCTGGTCGCTGCCGTCGAGCGCGCGAGCGGCCAGGCCCTGCTTGCTGTCGATGAGTTCCGCGACCTTCGCGTCGATCGTGTGCGCGGCGATGATCCGCCAGGCGGTGACCGGCTCCTCCTGACCGATGCGGTGCACGCGGTCGATCGCCTGGGTCTGCTCGGCGGCCGTCCAGGACAACTCGGCGAGCACGACGTTCGACGCGGCCTGCAGGTTGACGCCGACGCCGGCGGCGGTGAGCGAACAGACCGCGACTGCGACCTCCGGATCGGTGTTGAAGGCGTCGATCGCGGCCTGACGCGCCTGCGCGGTCTGGTCGCCGCGGAGCGACACCGTCTTCAAGCCGCGACCCGCGAACAACTGCTCGGCCGCGTTCATGACGTCGATGTGCTTCGCGAAGAACACGACCTTGCCCACGGACCTCGCGAGCTGCGCCGTGTAGTCGGCGGCGAGGACGGCCTTGGCCTGGCCGATCTTGCGGATCATGGTGAACACGTTCTCCGTGCCACCGGCGGCCTTGGACTCGTCGAGCTCGGCCTGGGCGACCATGCGCATGAGGTCGGTGTTCGGCTCGTGCAGCGCGTCGACGCGCTCACCACGCGACTCCAGCACCCGCACGTAGCGGGACTTGAGCCGTTGCCCGAGCTCGGCCTCGGCGTCGCGGATGGACCGGATCGCCTCGTCGTCGAGCTCGACCGGGAGGTCGGCGACGCGCTTGGCGGGCAGGTCCTTGGCGACGTCGAGCTTCTTGCGGCGCACGATGCCCATGTCGATGACGGCGGACCGCGCGGCGGCGTAGAAGGCGTGCTCGGCGGGGGTCAGACCGGTGTCCTCGAGCCGCTCCATGAGTTCGGCGGTCGGCTTGCCGTCCTTGATCCAGCCGAGGAACTGCCAGATGGCGTTGAAGTCCTCGACGTCGTTGATCAGCGGCGTGCCGGTGAGCGCGAGCAGCAGCGGGTCCTGGCCGGGCGTCGCCTTCCGGATCCGGTTCGCGAGTGACAGCACGTGCTGCGAGCGCTGGGAGTGGAGGTTCTTGATGAAGTGCGCCTCGTCGACCACCATGCCGCGGAAGCCGAGCGTCCCGAGCCAGGCGAGGTGGCGGTCGAGGACCTCGTAGTTCACGATGATGACGTCGGCGAAGGCGTCGAGCGCCTGGCCGTCGCCGTGGATGACCGTGGCGCGTCGGTGCGGCGTCCAGCGCTCGACCTCGCGCGCCCAGTTCATCTTGACGACGTTCGGAACGATCACGAGGAGCGGGTACGCCTCGGCGACCGAGGCGGCGAGGACCGACTGTGCGGTCTTGCCGAGGCCAGGCTCGTCGGCGAGCAGGAACGAACGGTGTCCTTCACGGACACTCTCGACGAAGCGCGCCTGGTGCTTCATGATCTCGAGGCCGCGCGGCGAGAGCCGGTCGAGCTTCGGGGCCTCTGGCAGGTCCATCGAGGCCGCTCCCCCGCCGGAACCGAGCTCGAACGCCTTGTACAGGGGGCCCATGAGCTCCCAGCTGTCGAGTCGTCGACGGACGGTCGGCTGCGGTGCCGCCTGGCTGAAGTCCGGGGCGAGGAACGGATTGGCCAACTGACGTGCCTTGACCGACTGCGGGATGACCTGCTTCTCGGCGAGCTCGGCCGGGACGACGGACTCCACGACGGGCTTCTCGACGGTGATGATGAGTTCGTCGGCGCTGAGTTCGGCGCCCGACTCGAGGAGCCAGTCGCGCCGGAGCCGCTGCGCGACCGGGCTCGTCGCTGCGTCGGCCTCGAGGAGCTGGATGAGCGAGGTGTCGCGCGCCGCCGTCTTGGCGAGGATGGTCGCCACACCGTCGAGGCGCTTCAGGAGCTCGGCCCGCGTGGCGTCACTGTACGTCGTGTCGGCCTTGACCCTGGCACGTTCCTCGCGGACGAGGAAGGCGATGACCTGGTACTTGGTCCGGTTGGTCGGCCCGACCTTGCCCTTCTGCGCCTTCGCCTCGACCTCGCGCACCTTGCGGGCGAGGATGGGGATGATCGGCGCGTCGTCGTCGTGACGCGACGAGGACCCTCTGGGGTTCGAGCGGCCAGATGAACGGGTGCTGGAACGCCCCTGGGAACGGCGTTGCTGGCCGGTGTGCGGCATGCTCCTCCTGAGCAGTCGAAGAGCCTCATCGGCCGAGGGGCCGGAAGAGACGGGCGCCGGGCCCGACTGGTCGTCGTGGAGCAACAGAGCGTTGCACGAGACCGACACGGGCGCCCGACGGGCGTGTGCCCAGTCTACGCCATCGGCCGCATCGGTCGCGAGCGCTCAGTCCGGCGCGCTGTCGACGAGCCCGAACCGCTCCAGTTCGGCGTCGTCGAGCATGCGCGAGCGGATGAGGAACCGCTGCCCCGTCGGGGCCTCGACGCTGAACC from Plantibacter flavus includes these protein-coding regions:
- a CDS encoding DEAD/DEAH box helicase, which encodes MPHTGQQRRSQGRSSTRSSGRSNPRGSSSRHDDDAPIIPILARKVREVEAKAQKGKVGPTNRTKYQVIAFLVREERARVKADTTYSDATRAELLKRLDGVATILAKTAARDTSLIQLLEADAATSPVAQRLRRDWLLESGAELSADELIITVEKPVVESVVPAELAEKQVIPQSVKARQLANPFLAPDFSQAAPQPTVRRRLDSWELMGPLYKAFELGSGGGAASMDLPEAPKLDRLSPRGLEIMKHQARFVESVREGHRSFLLADEPGLGKTAQSVLAASVAEAYPLLVIVPNVVKMNWAREVERWTPHRRATVIHGDGQALDAFADVIIVNYEVLDRHLAWLGTLGFRGMVVDEAHFIKNLHSQRSQHVLSLANRIRKATPGQDPLLLALTGTPLINDVEDFNAIWQFLGWIKDGKPTAELMERLEDTGLTPAEHAFYAAARSAVIDMGIVRRKKLDVAKDLPAKRVADLPVELDDEAIRSIRDAEAELGQRLKSRYVRVLESRGERVDALHEPNTDLMRMVAQAELDESKAAGGTENVFTMIRKIGQAKAVLAADYTAQLARSVGKVVFFAKHIDVMNAAEQLFAGRGLKTVSLRGDQTAQARQAAIDAFNTDPEVAVAVCSLTAAGVGVNLQAASNVVLAELSWTAAEQTQAIDRVHRIGQEEPVTAWRIIAAHTIDAKVAELIDSKQGLAARALDGSDQDVASVDSVQLNALVHLLREALGA